From the genome of Streptomyces spinoverrucosus:
CGTTCTCCGTCAGCGACGTCCGCACCGCCGACATCCCGCACCCGATGTCGACCCCGACCGCCGCCGGGCAGACAGCGCCCCGCATCGCGATCACCGAGCCGACCGTCGCCCCCTTCCCGTAATGCACGTCCGGCATCACGGCCAGCCCCTTGATCCACGGCAGGGTCGCCACGTTCCGCAGCTGCTGGAGCGCGCCCTCCTCGACCGTGGCCGGGTCGGTCCACATACGGATCGGCACCTTCGCGCCCGGCATCTCGACATACGACATATCGTCCTCATTCCCCCGAATAAATAATGAAAGCCTCGAAACGCAAAACCGGCGCCAAGGTCGACGTAACGGACAACGGACCGGCGTTCACGGCAGTGCGTGCGATACACATTGTCTTCAGGGCGAGCCCTGGGACGGCAAGCGATTAACCAGCGAGAGGAGCCTGACCGTGCAGCGGAAGGCGTACGTAACGGGCGTCGCCGCGCTCCTCGCGGCCCTGCTGGCCGGCTGCACCGGCGGCTCGGACGGCGGCGACGCCACGGACAGCGCCAACTCCGACAACGCCGGTACGTCGACGGCGGCCGCCGAGCCCGGCCGCTACCGCACCCTCCCCGAACCCTGCGGCGCGGTCCGTCAGGACACCCTCGACTCCCTGCTCCCCGGCATCCAGCAGATCGTCGACGGGGAACAGCGCGAGCAGGCCTACCAGGGCGAGGCCACCCTCACCTACGACAACGACCGCAAGGTCGGCTGCCGTTGGAAGGTCGAGTCCGCCTCCGCCACGGACTACCTGTTCGTCGACTTCGAGCGAGTGGTGTCGTACGACAGCACGGTCAGCGACGACGACCAGGCGCAGGTGCTGTTCGCGGGCAGGCAGGAGGCGGCGGACCTGCCCGAGCCGACGGCGACGGAGACCCAGTTCCCGAGCGGCACGAGCTCACCGCCCGCCACCACCAACTCCCCGGGCTCCACCAACTCCCCGAGCTCCCCCAGTTCCTCCGGCACCCCCTCCGGCACCCCCAGCGGCACATCCAGCCCCTCCTCCAGCACCACCCCCACCGCGCTCCAGCCCCGCGTCCTCGACGACCTCGCCGACGAGGCCTTCCTCGACGACGAGCTGAGCAGTTCCGGTTCGACGGCCAGGCAGCGCACGGTGACTGTGGCGTTCCGCACGTCCAACGTCATCGTGACCATCGAGTACGAGGAGCAGCCGGCGACCGTCGGAGTCGTCCCGGACAGCAAGGAAATGCAGGACAGGGCCCGGAAACTGGCCGCGCAGCTGGCCGACTCGCTCGCGGAGTAGCGCCCCTTCGCGCCCCCGCGCAAAGCGGCCGATCCGAGTCCGCACACTTCCTTCACCGCGTACCGTGACCCCTCGGACCTGTAACCCGAGCGTCACGAGTGAAGGAACCATGCAGCGACGAGCACAGCGAGCCGAACAGAGCGATCAGCGAGCCAGGCGTCTCAGCCGCGTCCTTGTCGGCGCGGCCGCCGTCCCCGTGATGCTGATAGCCGCCGGCTGCTCCTCGGACTCCGGCTCCGGTGCCGACGCCAAGCAGGCGTCCGAGAGCCCGGCGGGCGCGTCCGCGAGTCCCTCGCCCACCGTCGAGGCGGCGGCGTACGCGAAGTTGCCCGAGCCGTGCTCGGTGCTGTCGAAGAAGACGCTGGAGGAACTGGTCCCGGAGGCGGGCAAGTCGGGCAAGGAGAGCAGCTCGGACGATGTGTCAACCCGGGCCGGCTGCTCCTGGGACAGCCTCGACAACAACGGCGTCAAGGGCTCCCAGTTCCGCTGGCTGAACGTCTCCCTGCTGCGCTTCGAGTCCGACGTCGCCCGCGGCTCGGGCGAGCAGCGGGCGCAGGAGTACTACGAGAAGCAGGTCGGCGACGTCCGGTCGGCCGAGGGCGCCAAGAACACCAAGGCCGAGCCGCTCACCGGCACCGGCGACCAGGCGACGGCCGTGCGTTACGACCTGAAGAAGAAGGAAGGCGCGTTCAAGCAGCAGACGATCGTGACGCGCGTCGAGAACGTCGTCGTCACCCTCGACTACAACGGCGCGGGCCTGGCCGGTGACAAGACGCCGGACGCCGACGACCTGATGAAGGACGCCCAGAAGGCGGCCAAGGAGGCCGTGACGGCGGTCACGAAGGCGAACGGGACGAACGCCTCGGCGACCCCTGGCGGCACCGACTCCCCTTCGAAATCCGCCACTTCGTCCAAGTCTCCGTCGCAGCGGAGCTGACCCCGGGGACTGGGGCGGATCACCGGCAGCCACCGGAAGAGTCACGGATGGGCTGACGTACACGGTCCGGCCACCCGTTCCCGGTACGCATGTGCCACCCTGTTGGGCGCGCAACAACACGCAGTGGGAGGGGAATACGGGTGGCCGCGCCACTACAGCTGACACGGATGCACCGCGTTCTCATCGGCGTGGTCGTCTTCGGTGCCGTGATCATCGCGGGCATCGGCTTCGCGGGTTCGTACGCAGCCGTACGCGAGCTCGCCCTCAAGAAGGGCTTCGGGGATTTCAGTTATGTCTTCCCGATCGGCATCGACGCGGGCATCTGCGTTCTGCTCGCCCTGGACCTGCTTCTGACCTGGATCCGCATCCCCTTTCCGCTGCTTCGCCAGACGGCGTGGCTGCTGACGGCGGCGACGATCGCCTTCAACGGCGCGGCGGCCTGGCCGGACCCGCTGGGCGTCGGCATGCACGGCGTCATCCCGATCCTGTTCGTGGTCGCGGTGGAGGCGGCGCGGCACGCGATCGGCCGTATCGCGGACATTACGGCCGACAAGCACATGGAGGGCGTCCGCATCACCCGCTGGCTGCTCTCCCCGGTCCCCACGTTCCTCCTGTGGCGCCGGATGAAGCTCTGGGAGCTCCGCTCCTACGACCAGGTCATCAAGCTGGAGCAGGAACGTCTCGTCTACCAGGCCCGTCTCCGCTCCCGCTACGGCCGGGCCTGGCGCCGCAAGGCCCCGGTGGAGGCCCTGATGCCCCTGCGCCTGGCCAAGTACGGCGTCCCGTTGGCGGACACGGCCCCGGCGGGCCTGGCGGCGGCGGGCATCGAGCCGGCACTGATACCCCCGGCGCCGAAGCCGGAGCTGACGGCGGCGCATGCGGCTGACGCCCCGGCCGCGGCAGCGGGCGCAGCCGACGCCGTGGCCGCGCCCCGCAGCGGGCAGCGCCCCCAGGGCGACGGCACGCCGGACGCGGAGCAGCTCGACTATTCCGAGCCCCAGAACCCCTGGCTGCAGGCCCGGGACCCGCAGACGATCGAGTACCACGGCGGCTACGACCCCGACTACGACCCGGAAGCCGCCTACGCCGACTGGTACCAGGAACAGCGCCAGGCGGAGCAGTACCAGCAGCAGTACGAGGAGCCCCCGCCGTCCCCCGAGCCCTCCCCGGAGGACACCGGTACCTTCCCCATCCCGGTGGGCCCCGGCCGTACCCGCGAACTGGGTGATGGTGGCGGTACGCCGCCGGCGCCCGAACCGTCCGAAGAGGACTACTACTCGGTCTTCAAGCAGTCGATCAGCGGCAGCGGCTACCCGACCCCCCGCGAGTTCAGCGACAACGTCGAGGCGACCTACGGCGTGCCCGTCGTGGACGCCGACGCCAAGCGCATGGTCCTGCGTTTCCAGAAGCGCCACACGGCGGAGCTGGAGGACGAGCACATCGCGTGAGGGGGGCGCCCGGCGAACACCGGGCGCCCCCGTCACCGTCGAACCGGCGTCACTCCCCGAGCAGGGCCCGTACCCGCTCCTGCCCCACCGCCAGCAGCAGCGTGGGCAGCCGGGGGCCGGTGTCCCGGCCCACCAGCAGGTGGTACAGCAGCGCGAAGAACGTCCGCTGGGCGGTCTTGATCTCCGGCGGGAGCTCCTTGGGCGTGGCGTCGGCGGAGAACCCGGCCTGTACCTTGGGCACGCCGTAGACGAGGTGGGTGAGCCCGTCCAGTGACCAGTGCGACTCCAGTCCGTCGAGCAGCAGCCGCAGCGACTGCTGGGACGCCTCGTCGAGCGACTTCAGCAGCTCGACGTCGGGCTCCTCGCGCACGATGGTCCGCTGGTCGGCGGGCACGTGCGTGTTGATCCACGCCTCGGCCTTCGCGTACCGGGGCCGCACCTCGTCGAGCGAGCCGAGCGGCTTGTCGGGGTCGAGCTCGCTGAGGATTCGCAGCGCCTGGTCCTCGTGCCCGGCGGTGATGTCGGCGACGGACGCGAGGGTGCGGTACGGCATCGGCCGCGGCGTCGTCGGCAGCTCACCGGCGGCCGTGCGCACCGCGCGCGAGTGCGCGGCCACGTCCGCGGGCAGCGCGGAGCCGTCGGCCACCTTGGCGTCGAGCTTGTCCCACTCGTCGTACAGCCGCTGGATCTCCTGATCGAAGGCGATCTTGAACGACTGGTTGGGCTTGCGCCGGGCGTACAGCCAGCGCAGGAGCTGCGGCTCCATGATCTTCAGCGCGTCGCCCGGGGTGGGCACCCCGCCGCGGGAGGACGACATCTTCGCCATCCCGGAGATCCCGACGAACGCGTACATGGGCCCGATCGGCTGCTTCCCGCCGAAGATCCCGACGATCTGCCCACCGACCTGGAAGCTGGACCCCGGCGACGAGTGGTCGACCCCGCTCGGCTCGAAGACGACACCCTCGTACGCCCACCGCATCGGCCAGTCGACCTTCCAGACCAGCTTGCCGCGGTTGAACTCGTTCAGCCGCACGGTCTCGGCGAAGCCGCACTCGTTGCAGGTGTACGACAGCTCGGTGGTGTCGTCGATGTACGAGGTGACGGTGGTGAGGTCCTTCTCGCAATTGCCGCAGTAGGGCTTGTACGGGAAGTACCCGGCGGAACCGAGGCTGCCGTCGTCCTCACTCGCCGCCCCCGACCCCTCGGCGGCCTCCAGTTCGGCCTCGTCGACGGGCTTCTGCTGCTTCTTGGGAGCGGCCTTGGGCTTGGTCCGGTACTGCGCGAGCACGGCGTCGATCTCGCCGCGCTGCCGCATCGCGTGCAGGATCTGCTCGCGGTACGCCCCGGAGGTGTACTGCGCGGTCTGGCTGATCCCGTCGAACTCGACGCCCAGCTCGCCCAGCGCCTCGACCATGGCCGCCTTGAAGTGCTCGGCCCAGTTCGGGTACGACGACCCCGCCGGCGCCGGCACGGAGGTCAGCGGCTTGCCGATGTGCTCGCTCCAGGACTCGTCGACCCCGGCGATTCCGGCGGGCACCTTGCGGTACCGGTCGTAGTCGTCCCACGAGATCAGATGCCGCACCTCGTACCCCCG
Proteins encoded in this window:
- the lysS gene encoding lysine--tRNA ligase; amino-acid sequence: MPIVALSTETTDWVSRFADEVIEESERRAPGKPVVVASGLSPSGPIHLGNLREVMTPHLVADEIRRRGYEVRHLISWDDYDRYRKVPAGIAGVDESWSEHIGKPLTSVPAPAGSSYPNWAEHFKAAMVEALGELGVEFDGISQTAQYTSGAYREQILHAMRQRGEIDAVLAQYRTKPKAAPKKQQKPVDEAELEAAEGSGAASEDDGSLGSAGYFPYKPYCGNCEKDLTTVTSYIDDTTELSYTCNECGFAETVRLNEFNRGKLVWKVDWPMRWAYEGVVFEPSGVDHSSPGSSFQVGGQIVGIFGGKQPIGPMYAFVGISGMAKMSSSRGGVPTPGDALKIMEPQLLRWLYARRKPNQSFKIAFDQEIQRLYDEWDKLDAKVADGSALPADVAAHSRAVRTAAGELPTTPRPMPYRTLASVADITAGHEDQALRILSELDPDKPLGSLDEVRPRYAKAEAWINTHVPADQRTIVREEPDVELLKSLDEASQQSLRLLLDGLESHWSLDGLTHLVYGVPKVQAGFSADATPKELPPEIKTAQRTFFALLYHLLVGRDTGPRLPTLLLAVGQERVRALLGE
- a CDS encoding DUF3558 domain-containing protein, whose translation is MQRKAYVTGVAALLAALLAGCTGGSDGGDATDSANSDNAGTSTAAAEPGRYRTLPEPCGAVRQDTLDSLLPGIQQIVDGEQREQAYQGEATLTYDNDRKVGCRWKVESASATDYLFVDFERVVSYDSTVSDDDQAQVLFAGRQEAADLPEPTATETQFPSGTSSPPATTNSPGSTNSPSSPSSSGTPSGTPSGTSSPSSSTTPTALQPRVLDDLADEAFLDDELSSSGSTARQRTVTVAFRTSNVIVTIEYEEQPATVGVVPDSKEMQDRARKLAAQLADSLAE
- a CDS encoding DUF3558 family protein, with protein sequence MQRRAQRAEQSDQRARRLSRVLVGAAAVPVMLIAAGCSSDSGSGADAKQASESPAGASASPSPTVEAAAYAKLPEPCSVLSKKTLEELVPEAGKSGKESSSDDVSTRAGCSWDSLDNNGVKGSQFRWLNVSLLRFESDVARGSGEQRAQEYYEKQVGDVRSAEGAKNTKAEPLTGTGDQATAVRYDLKKKEGAFKQQTIVTRVENVVVTLDYNGAGLAGDKTPDADDLMKDAQKAAKEAVTAVTKANGTNASATPGGTDSPSKSATSSKSPSQRS
- a CDS encoding DUF2637 domain-containing protein, producing MHRVLIGVVVFGAVIIAGIGFAGSYAAVRELALKKGFGDFSYVFPIGIDAGICVLLALDLLLTWIRIPFPLLRQTAWLLTAATIAFNGAAAWPDPLGVGMHGVIPILFVVAVEAARHAIGRIADITADKHMEGVRITRWLLSPVPTFLLWRRMKLWELRSYDQVIKLEQERLVYQARLRSRYGRAWRRKAPVEALMPLRLAKYGVPLADTAPAGLAAAGIEPALIPPAPKPELTAAHAADAPAAAAGAADAVAAPRSGQRPQGDGTPDAEQLDYSEPQNPWLQARDPQTIEYHGGYDPDYDPEAAYADWYQEQRQAEQYQQQYEEPPPSPEPSPEDTGTFPIPVGPGRTRELGDGGGTPPAPEPSEEDYYSVFKQSISGSGYPTPREFSDNVEATYGVPVVDADAKRMVLRFQKRHTAELEDEHIA